GAGAGAGCTGAAACCAGAGAGGAAGGATGACACATTGACACTTGCTAGAAAGGgttcaaggacaaaaaaaaaaaaaaaaaaaccaacgcTGCTCTGGGTGGTTTGCCCCTGCAGAAGCTGTTCACATCAGTCTTTCCAGGTTGGCAGTGGTCTGCAGAACAGGCATAGGGTGTGAGCACAGAGAGAAACCATTGTCTCCCCCGACCCCACCATGGGTTCTTCCACACATATCTGATCAGAACTTCATTCAGGAAAGGGGTCAGTTAGCCAGTTGTAGAACAAGGAGggaatgaaaaagaaaccaagattTCAGGGTATTTTCTTGGAccaataagagaaagaaagcagtaaGAATTAAGTTTGAAAGACCCAGGCAAAGACTGTGCCAGTGTATGAATAGGATTGGCGACCTAACAATGTTTACCTGTGTGACAGACAGACTATGTCACCTAGGCATTCCCGGTCCATAGGGAATGCCTCGTGTCCCTGTCAACCCTGACTGGCTTCACAATGCTGGGACCCGTACATAAGAAGCTTACCAAGGGAAGCGATGCAGAGATGCACAGAACATGGCAAATGATGGGAATTTGGATGAGTGGATGGAGATCTCACCCACCCTTAGCTCAACGACTCTGACCCGCCTGCTCGCCCCTAGCACCACCATtgccctctgctctgctctgagaAAGTCAAAAGACAGAGCCCAGCCCCTTGGATGCTTTTGATTATGGGACAGGAGCAGCATCCTGGGGCACTTCAGGGTCATTTGAGAAAGTACAAGGTCATTTACTTTATCATTCTCTCCACCCTCTCCCCACCAAATTTGCACTTAAATCTTTCCCTCTGGGCTTTCTGTGCTTGCCCTTTTATTTTTGGGATGGAGCTTGCCTCAAGTGTCAGAACACTTGGTTTTCAAAATGAAGTCTGCAAGACAGTGAGCTGGTTGGAGCAGCTTGTCTGTGACTGCCGCACTCCCAACCACTGAACCCAACAGCCTCATTCTTTCTAAAGTGAAAGTGGACCTTCCTACCTGCCACAGTCTGCCCTTTGGCTGTTAAGGGCACAGGTAGTGACTGCTGGGGACATTACATTCTGGACATGTCACATTCCTGAGGGAAGCATCAAGCCTCACTGGGCTTTGGTGGGTCTGAGAATATGTTCAATCTTCCTTATGAAACATCTTTctttaataaatgcttttatgCTTGTTTATAGCCTCTTTCCAAGCAGGTCTCAGGGAATACTtgagcaaaagaagaaaataattctgtaaaGTGTTTACAGAATTATATTTCTTGGATGTGACAGTCTGTGTCAGATGTTGGGGGTTCATGATGGTGGGTTCAAGAAAGTCTCCAAAAAAGATaagactttaatttctttttaaaaaaatatttttattttattttttataggaaaTATACATGGTCActgtataaaaattagaaaatatagaaaagtataaatacaaatttaaattatGCTATCATTCTTTacccaattttatattttactattagtatgtaacattccttcttgaaTTAACATATTATTGTTACTTAAGATTCTTCCATGTTATTAAAAACCCAAACATGAATCAAAGATAGCATTAATGAATGTGTgaaattccattgtatggatgtgcCAACATTTAACTATTCTACTGTTTAGATTGGTCCATTCTCTAAGTTGAGCTGAGACTTAAATAAATGTGTACAATTTTTCtatgttgatttaaaaatattctttaaaatttttgaaaattaaaatatatttcaatgataATGATAAAAGCAGCTAGCGTTTATCACAGCACTTACTATGAgctggttatttttttaatatatatatatttatttattttttagttgtagttggacacaatgcctttatttactttatttatttttatatggtgctgagaattgaacccaaggcctcgaatatactaggtgagcgctctaccgcagAGCCACGACCTCAGCAAGTAAAATTCTAAGCACCAACGTTAATGTATTTAATCCTCACCGTGGCCCTCTGAGGTAAGTATTTTATCCCCTTTTACACGTGGGATGCTGAAACATAGAGAAGAAAGTAACCAAATAAAGAGCACACAGCTGACAgacatatttggaaataaaatcaagCAAATGTGGCTCTAGAGACTAAATAAATCAGAAAGGGAAATGtgctttattataaatttaaaagccAACCAGCCAAAGTCCTGTGATTATCATGTAGAATGTCTTTCGGTTTTGCATTTCataaacaaatgttttatttttgagtaatAGAATCTAGGGacttcccttttttttcctttagaaaatttggggaattaaatagtaatttttcatatttgttctaAATTTTAACCCCTGTGGCTGCCACAGGATGTGCCCATGCATAGCTAGCTGACTCCGCCTGTGGTTTGCCCCAGAGGGAAACTGCTTTGTCAAGTTGACACTTCATTCAGTAACAGTGGGGGAAGAGACACTTTTAAGGAAACACAGGTAGCTCAGAGGGACTGGAGTCTTGGTCATCAGGAAGTCTGAAGGAGGCAAGCTGCGGGCCAAAGAAGGCAGTGGGCATCAGGAGTCAGTTCACAGAGAAGCTTCCAGTTCATGCTGGACACAAAgcaaagtatttgaaaaatgttaacaGAAGGAGACAGAGACTGATTTGCACTTTGGCAAAAATCACATTGGATGCTGTGTGGTGGGATCGAGtaacaaagaggagaaagtaaaaagaaaaaccagtttCTAGGACAGGAACATGGTCATAGTGAGAAACGGAGGGCCTAATCTCAGACTGCAGCAGTGTGGGGATGGTGACAGGTGGTTGCACCTGATTTCAAATACAGACTAGAGCTGGAGATGAAGCAGATGTAGGAGTTGCAGGGAGTACGGGTGGGGAGGTCAAGGGCAACTCCCAGTTTTCTGGCTTGGAAACTCAATAGGAAAGGATGCTTTCTACTGGGTAGAAAACACAGGAGACAAGGGAAAGAACAAAATCCAATATCAAGATATTCGCCCTGAGGTACTGCTCACTCACACAAAGTGGAGAAAATGACAAGGACTCAAGACAGGAAATAAAGGACTGACTCCACAAAGAAGAGCTTTGTGATAGGGTGTTGACTATTGAACACCTAAGCAATCTTGGATGTTCCCCCAAAGAGCCAGACCTGACACCATGGCCTTTCTCAGCCTTCCCTTCCCATTAGTATTTCAACTCTGTAATGACAGCACTGGACATATATTGTTCATTGATAGTCAAATCTGTGATTTATTCTTTTACCATATATTTATCAAGCTGTACTGTGTTCTGGGCATTATGGTTATGCTTGGAGATACATTGGTAATAATTCAGTCAGTGAAATATTAAACTGGTCATTTCCATCTGTGTAACTGCGGGCAAATCATTTTAAACCTGGGAACATCCATTTGTCACCAAGGAATTTTCTAAGACTCTTCCAATTCAGCCAAAACTCAGAGCTTCCTTTCTTTACTCATTCAACAGATTTATTAAGCACATACTCTGGGCACAAGAGTGTTATGTTCCAATCCAAGTCCAAATACATGGCAAAGGGCTACTTCCTGGCTTGGGGACTGACATGGAAAATCTTACcaatatataaacacatggaatCCTCTATCCGACCATCACTTTTATCGAAAAAAGACTGTGAGGAATGGAAACTGGATAGAGATTCTTCCTGTAATCATTATGTGCTAGGATTTGTTTAGCTAGGAACAATCAATAAGACATGGTCTGAATTCGGTTGAAAATCAACAGGAGGATGTCATCTAAATTTTTGAAATAGAGCTTACATAGATGACTAATCATACACTGGTGAGTGCTGTAATCCTGGAAGTAGATAATGCCCATTATCAGAAACATGGTTGATTCAGCAGTTTCCACTTCCTCTTCTCACCCTCCCCAGCTCATAGATGCCAAACTCTCAGAAACTTAATCATGAGTATGACTGTGATTCCCCGCTGGACCAATGGCCGGCAGAGAGGATGGGCTGAGTCGAGCGCATCCTCTATGATGTTGTTTCTAGTGAAAAAAGGGACAGTGACTCCCTTTTTGGAATTCATAGCAATTCGGGGAAATACTGGGTTTGGCGCCTTCCCAGTGAAATCTCCATTGCCCTTGATCTTTGCTTCACCTCCCTGGCTACCTGCATTAGCATCACAGGGAAGGAGGGTAGaaacagagcccagagcccatgtgtttttaaaaatgtgactctAGAGACACTGAGGAAAGACAGGATTCCTGAGGTGTGGTCTTTCTCTGCATAAGTGGGCTGTCTTCTTCTGTTCTCTGGCTCTGACAGAGCAAGTCTGATTCCTTTGGGGAAGAATTCTGGACCCTTCCTGGCTGGGCTCCAGTTTAGACTCGTCATACATTCCCTGCCTGTCTCGCCGCCCCATCAAATTCTGCCCTCAGAGCTGAGTCCTCAATGTCACACCTGTGACTTTGTATCAGTAGAACCTCCACCTCCCATCCCATCGGTGCATGTTCAAATCCTGAAGAGTTTTCAAGATTCAACCAAAACTCCATCCCTTTCATGAAAACTTCCCCTATCTTCCCCTGGAGGTTCATTTCTCCCTCCTCAtaacttttatttcctcttctaagAGTCCtggcactttcttttttcttcttcttctccccgccaccctttggtaccagggattaaacccaggggcgctttaccactgagccacatcccttgcccttttttatattttaattttgaggcagggtctcattaagttgcttagggctaagttgctgaggctggccttcaatttgtgatccttctgcttcagcctccccagccgctgagattacaggtgtgcaccactgtacccagtcTAGCACATTCTGCTAGCGCTGTGAGTACCTCTCATGTATCTACCTGTTCCTACCAGACTGGGAGTATCTAAGGATAAAGGCTATTAAAAAGAACTCAACCCAATTTCTCATAAAAGATGATGTGTGcttttgaattataaaagaataaagaatggaaaagaaagaataggTTTGGCTGAGAGGGAAGACTCTTTTTTATATCACTCTTTTTTGCATTGaaaggaatataaaaacaaaactggtTCAAGTTTGGTGATGTTTATCACAGTTTGGTGAGTATCACATAGGATGCTGCAAACTGTTCAGAGAAACGACAAACCAAGACACTGTTTTAGAAAAGGTCCTTGAACAGAAATGTCAGTATATATTAtcaaaatttatgttaaattgaacaatttaacataaattttgaTAATATATACTGACATTTTTAACCAGAGATTTAAAcgtttttaaagcaaaatttggGGCTGACAAGCATGTAATACAATCTTGCTGAAGAAAACGagaaaaatctgaacaaagaaaaacaaaagccaagAAAATTAAACTCCATAGGCCCATCACACAAATATAAGCATTATTAATTCTTTAGGACTTTTAAttacaagattttaaaaaaattttacgaTAATTGGGGTAGGCACAAAATTACAGATACATTTCCATATATTCATACAATTCTTCTTGAACAATTGTACAATTTTTTTATCTTGCTCTTTAACACTGATGTAATATTTATGCCCCTTTGCTCAGTTTTAGGgcttaataataaataatccaGTAAACTCGCCATAACTTACTTAATCATTTCCTCATAGAGGAAAATTACAAATGatgctgtttttttattttattttattttatttttttacgaTACCTCCATATCTGGCTTGTTTCTGTAGAACTCTTTCCAAGAAACACTTTTTCTTGGTTAGTGGGCATAAATATTTTTAGGCTTCTGACATATTGACACCCTCACCCAAAGGAACTTCATAATTCACAACTAGAGTTTGTGACAGAGTCCCCTAGTCATTCTATGACTgttcaataaatggacaaatgaagcGTGACATCAACTTTCTCCTCTAGCCGGGGATTCCTTAATTCAGTACTAGGATTTAGGGGTGGGGGTGTTGCTGCCATCCACATGTCAACCCCATGTAGTTACAGAGACTAGGAAAGCACTGAGTTTCAGTTCTGTAGAAATGAATGGCACTGAAGAGGTCATCCATAAATAAGTTCTTATGAGAAGGGACCAGCTAATAGCAGCTCTGGACAGAAATACACCCGTCTCCTCCCTTACACAGGGAAACCATCTCCCCAAAAATAACCAGAGCAAGTCATGAGTCTAGAGCTGAGACCTACAGCTCAGAGATGCTATTCTTAGATATCCTGAGTTCCTGTGGTCACCAAGGACCCCAAGTTGTGTAACATCATGACAACATTGCTATGCTTAAAAATTTCCACATGCACCCCCAGATTCCGCTTCCCCACCCGCCAGGGCTGCCTATAAAGAGAAGGGCAGATGGCTTCAGATGCCAGAAGGACACAGGCAGCAGGGAGGACGAAGGCCCTTCTTGGCTCTGCTGATACTTGAGACCACACTCCATCATCCACTGAACATCATGCAGGTCTCCACGGCTGCTCTTGCTGTCCTCCTCTGCACCATGGCTCTCTGTGACCAGGTCTTCTCTGCACCATGTGAGTCTACCCTATTGTGGCGGGTGTCCCCACTCTCTGGCCCTGGGGAGACCACATCAATCTCTTTTGTGGTCTCCAGAacccaggagaaaagagaaaacttctTAAAGGGCTACAAAGCACCTTGAGCTTTCTCTTAAGGACTTTTCACCTTTACAAGGGATCTTAGCTCTTCTAGTCGCCAGTCCTGAGAGTCAGGGTTGGGGCAGGGAAAAATGGAGCCCTAAACCACTGAGTAGGCAAGAGGCAGAATCCAGACCTGGTTACTTCCTTCCCAGTGATGTGGTTGATTCCCCAGCTCACTCCAGGCCTCCCAGGAGCTCTGCCCACTGGATCATAAGATAGATGTCCAGACCTCTCTTTTTGCTGGGGTGTGACTTCTTAAACCAAACAGAATTCCctgaaggaagagaggagaacaGTCTGCTTGGTTTTCTGAATCACACAGACAAAGAAGAGTCAGGAAGCAAGGAGAACAGAGACAGAAGGAAGACAGAGACATGAGGTTTCTAGGCAGAAATGCCCAAATGCCTTCCCGAGGCCTGGTCTCCAGTCCCCACGCTGCACAGggctcttcctcagcctctgaggATGTGACAGCTGGTGGCCTTTCCTTTTGGATGATGACCTGGACTCATTCTGTCCCTTTCTCCACAGTTGGTGCGGACACCCCAACGGCCTGCTGCTTCTCTTACGTGGCCCGGCAGATTCAACGCAAATTCATAGAGGACTATTTTGAGACCAGCAGCCAGTGCTCCCAGCCAGGTGTCATGTAAGTGCCACTGCCCCTGCCCACCCTTGAGGACAGCCCCACATGGACAGAGACAGGCCAGGAGAGCAACCCTAGACAGGCCACATATATAGGATTCAGCTCTTAAATGTGACCTGATTGGTCAGGAAGGTGGGACCCCCAACTCAGAGAGGAAGGACAAGAAGAAGGAGGTGGCAGGGTACCCTGAGACACTCCTGAGTTGGTGGAGAGACTCTCTGTAGTAACATAGGCAGAGCCTCTCTGAGCTGCCCAGGGCAGGGGGTGGGATGGAGGGACCACGTGGGCCCCAGATCCCCTGTAGGATTCCTCAGTGTTTGATCCTCTGCTTCTCCCCACAGCTTCCTAACCAAGAGAGGCCGGCAGGTGTGTGCTGACCCCAGTGAGAACTGGGTCCAGGAATACATCACTGACCTGGAGCTGAATGCCTGAGTGGCCTGGAGGCAGCAAGGAACCCAGTGACCTCCGTGGGCCCTGTGGGGAGCAGGGGCCTGAGTCTTGGAAGCATCCCTGTGACTCCATAGCTACCTCTCCTGTGGCTGTTTGTTGCTGCAGCCTCACTCTGaacttagattttatttatttatattatttaatttttataatttatttatatttgcgtTTCATTTTGTAACTTTTCCAAAATATCCAAGGACAAATTCTTTGCCACTCATCCCATCCCACTTTGTTCACACTGGTGACAGTCGAGTGGCTGTCATCAGCTTATTCTAGGCAGACATGGTATCAAAGCCACCAAACTGACAGATATGGAGTGGGTCCTTGTGCACTGACCAACACATAGTGGCTCCTTGGGTTCTGAGCTGTGTCCAGCCTGGTGAAATAATAAAGATGcactttttataagaaaactgGCATGGAGTTTGCTTTTGTTTGTCCATAAAAATCAGAATCACTGGTTAAGAGGAATAAGGGCAAATAATAGGAATGTGTGACTTGGAGGGACTTGAGGGAGAAGAACAGAGCTACTGTAGTTACTCCACTCTACACTGGAGGTGCAGTTCTGGAACATTCCAAGctacaaatattttatgattcttaATGTACCTGCTCTAGGAAAATTCCATTCTTGAATGGATACcataaacaaaaacaacctaATGGTTTTAGCACCATAGTGAAAGTACAAATAACCGGTATGGCAGCAGACTTCATGGACCAGCCATGCCTTTTATTTAGTAGAAGAGTCAAGCATCAGAGGGCTCACTCCCTGGATGGAAAATGGCCCTGATCATGGGGGAGGTTCCGGTTTATATTTGTTACACACTGGGAGATGACTTAACCATTGAAGACTTTATCAGAACTTATCAGTTTAGATATTCAGGAAACAGGTGTGAGAATTTGAAATTTGTATTTACTGGGCAAGGATGGAGGGTCCAGAGTTCAGCATTCAGACTTATCTCTTTCCCTCCAGGATCTATTTTACTGTCACTGGGAAAAGACCTATTTTGAAAAGGACCAATATTTTGGATTCTCCCCAGAAACTTTCATTTTAGGCTTGGGGGAGATCTCCTTCCCAGGGATTGTCTTGTCACTGGGTGATGTTTGCTTCCTTCCCAGGGATtgtcttgtcactgggaaaggatgtattgggaaaggatcaatgacATCAATGTGAtggcttcctcctccctccctcctgtcagGCCACCCTGTTTTGAGGGTTGTCATTTCCATATCCTTCAGATACCATTAGGCAGAGTATTCTGTAGTGATTGGTTATGATAAATAAAGCTTTGTTAATAAGAAATTGCTAATGTTTCTGAGGCTTACTCAAATCTAtttgctttttatatatatatcatccaTTGAATCTTCCTAATGCAATAATATAGCTTACGTAGTACTCTTAAAATGCCCATTTGTCAGAAAAGTAAATCTCGCCTTGAGAAGGGTAAGCAATTTGTCTAAGATCACACTGCATGTAGATGGCACAACTGAGTTCTCAAACTAGACCTTCATTTAACTACATACTGTGTGCTATTAAACACTGCCCAAGTGATTTCCCCAGGTATGATCTACCTATACTCAAATCCCAAGAAACAGTTCAGAAGCCACTCCCACCAGAATGCTCTGGATGGAACCTGAGAACTGATGTTGTCATCAAGTTTACCAGGAGTGCTGCATGCAGGTTAGTGGCTAAGAACACTGACTTAGGTGACAGGATTCACCACTCCTTCCCAAATGTGGTGTATACCTGTATGGGGTTATAGGTGTACCATACATTATTTCTCTAAAAACCATACTCCACAAAATAAATGGCTAACGTTGGTGGGGGACAGGTGGAAATCAAGCTCTATGTGGAGCAAAACTATGTTTATAGGTTTGCTATGAAGAGAAGTTATTTAACAGGTGGATTACTTGGGTTTCAGTTATAAGTACAAGAAATATACACTGAGCTAGGGTCCTTTCTTCAGAAGAAGGGGACATTCAAAAGATATGTAGAAATCAtacatgtattaatttttatgagcCACAATTATTTCATCTTccaaataatctgatttttgtatttaaaattgtttagaagcctggcatggtggcacacacctgtaattacagcatcttaggaagctgaggcaggaggatcacaagttcaaagccagacttagttCCA
This window of the Ictidomys tridecemlineatus isolate mIctTri1 chromosome 3, mIctTri1.hap1, whole genome shotgun sequence genome carries:
- the LOC144375786 gene encoding C-C motif chemokine 3-like, yielding MPEGHRQQGGRRPFLALLILETTLHHPLNIMQVSTAALAVLLCTMALCDQVFSAPFGADTPTACCFSYVARQIQRKFIEDYFETSSQCSQPGVIFLTKRGRQVCADPSENWVQEYITDLELNA